A single region of the Leptospiraceae bacterium genome encodes:
- a CDS encoding NAD(P)-binding protein: MLKRIAIIGTGIAGMGLGHFIHKEFDISYFDKNDYIGGHTNTVEVAERHKLHPVDTGFIVYNEVNYPNLTRLFKELSVETKKSSMSFSVQHLPSRLEFCGSGVNGLFAQRSNLFNIRYLRLLYQINRFNSESIAILDDPKYKNYTLKEYVLEKNMGTDILYRYIIPMSSAVWSTEEKEMLDFPAVTLVRFFYNHGFLGLNTQHQWRTVINGSRTYARKLIEPFKDKFHLKNGAKKVIREANRVKLILQDGTYDYYDKLVFACHADTALSLLENPTKEEKSLLQNFRYQHNLATLHTDDTVMPHKKLAWSSWNYRVENNGEPSVIYWMNSLQGVSETQNYFLSINDPGKVNPQKIVRKIEYEHPVFSVNAIEAQEKLPSLNEGSLINYCGSYFKYGFHEDALTSGINLARTLLGKDVW; the protein is encoded by the coding sequence ATGTTGAAAAGAATTGCTATTATTGGAACAGGGATTGCAGGAATGGGGCTTGGTCATTTCATTCACAAGGAATTTGACATTAGCTATTTCGATAAGAATGATTATATTGGCGGTCACACAAACACTGTTGAGGTGGCAGAGCGTCATAAGCTTCATCCGGTGGATACTGGATTTATCGTCTACAATGAAGTAAATTATCCTAATTTAACCCGCTTATTCAAAGAACTTTCTGTAGAAACAAAAAAGTCCTCTATGTCTTTTAGTGTGCAACATTTGCCTAGCAGATTAGAGTTTTGTGGTTCAGGGGTTAATGGTCTTTTTGCGCAAAGAAGCAATCTTTTCAATATTCGTTATCTGCGACTACTTTATCAAATCAATCGCTTCAATTCGGAATCTATCGCCATCCTGGATGATCCAAAGTATAAAAATTATACTCTCAAAGAATACGTTCTAGAAAAAAATATGGGGACAGATATTTTATATCGCTACATTATTCCGATGAGTTCAGCAGTTTGGTCTACCGAAGAAAAAGAAATGCTCGACTTTCCAGCAGTTACTCTCGTGCGTTTTTTTTACAATCATGGATTCTTAGGATTAAATACGCAACACCAATGGAGAACAGTTATAAATGGTTCAAGAACGTATGCCAGAAAACTCATTGAACCTTTTAAGGATAAATTTCATCTGAAGAATGGAGCCAAGAAAGTAATTCGAGAAGCCAATCGTGTAAAATTGATTTTGCAAGACGGAACCTACGACTATTACGACAAACTCGTGTTTGCCTGTCATGCCGATACAGCTCTTTCTCTTTTAGAAAATCCTACTAAAGAAGAAAAGAGCTTACTTCAAAACTTTCGCTATCAACACAACTTGGCTACTCTTCATACGGATGACACTGTTATGCCGCACAAAAAGTTAGCTTGGTCTTCTTGGAATTATCGAGTCGAAAATAACGGCGAACCTTCTGTAATTTACTGGATGAATTCTTTACAGGGAGTTTCGGAAACGCAAAATTATTTTCTTTCCATCAATGATCCTGGAAAAGTCAATCCACAAAAAATCGTTCGCAAGATTGAATATGAGCATCCAGTATTCAGTGTCAATGCAATCGAAGCGCAGGAAAAACTTCCTTCTCTCAATGAAGGTTCTCTTATTAATTATTGTGGGAGTTATTTCAAATATGGGTTTCACGAAGACGCGCTTACATCAGGAATCAATCTGGCACGGACATTGCTAGGAAAGGATGTATGGTAA
- a CDS encoding DUF1365 domain-containing protein — translation MNSSLFECKVVHNRLLPKKHAFSYGLFTFALDLDDLENLDKKYFFFGNQKWNLFSYYPKDHFEYGDNGFKNGIISYAKENGCNAEITKVVLVSHLRILGYTFNPVCFYFLYDKDNTAVCALIEVHNTFGEMKPFVATNSQGEYRFYLKTIKHFYVSPFFELDTEFEFRLNPPDEKLNIHIDDYQNGDKVFLSAYLGKRKELTDWNMLFLFLKYPLLTLRVIFLIHWHAMLLYFKKIPFIKKMENPDLQKGVYLGKNS, via the coding sequence ATTAACTCATCCTTATTCGAATGTAAAGTAGTGCATAATCGCCTTTTGCCTAAAAAGCACGCATTTTCTTATGGACTCTTTACATTTGCACTCGATTTGGATGATCTAGAAAATTTAGATAAAAAATATTTCTTCTTTGGAAATCAAAAATGGAATTTATTTTCTTATTATCCAAAGGATCACTTCGAATACGGAGACAATGGTTTTAAAAACGGAATCATTTCTTATGCAAAAGAAAATGGCTGTAATGCGGAGATTACAAAAGTGGTTCTAGTGAGCCATCTTAGAATACTTGGATATACCTTCAACCCGGTTTGCTTTTATTTTTTGTATGATAAGGATAACACAGCAGTATGCGCTCTTATCGAAGTGCACAACACATTCGGCGAGATGAAACCATTTGTAGCTACGAATTCACAGGGCGAATATCGTTTCTATCTGAAAACAATTAAGCATTTCTATGTATCTCCTTTTTTTGAACTAGACACTGAATTTGAATTTAGGTTAAATCCTCCCGATGAGAAATTAAACATCCACATCGACGATTACCAAAATGGAGACAAAGTATTCTTATCCGCTTACCTTGGCAAAAGAAAAGAGCTTACTGATTGGAATATGCTATTTCTATTTTTAAAATATCCTCTTTTGACTTTAAGAGTAATTTTTCTAATTCACTGGCATGCAATGCTTTTATATTTTAAGAAAATCCCATTCATTAAAAAAATGGAAAACCCAGATTTACAAAAAGGAGTCTATCTTGGAAAAAACAGTTGA